The following are encoded in a window of Thermodesulfobium sp. 4217-1 genomic DNA:
- the cas2 gene encoding CRISPR-associated endonuclease Cas2 has translation MFIILYYDVSEKRCSKMLKKCRAYLQWVQNSVFEGNLTESQLKRLISVLAKIVNEEEGDSLIIYKFESQRYTDRIVVGKDKKSDINFI, from the coding sequence ATGTTTATAATCTTGTACTATGATGTAAGCGAAAAACGATGTTCAAAGATGTTAAAAAAGTGCAGAGCATATTTGCAGTGGGTCCAAAACTCAGTTTTTGAAGGGAATTTAACTGAGTCACAACTTAAAAGATTGATTTCTGTTTTAGCAAAGATTGTAAATGAAGAAGAAGGCGATAGCTTAATTATTTATAAGTTCGAATCTCAAAGATATACAGATAGAATCGTCGTAGGAAAGGATAAGAAATCAGATATTAATTTTATTTAA